Part of the Rhodobacteraceae bacterium M385 genome is shown below.
GGCCCAAGCCACCGAGGAAGCCGGTGGAGGCAGGGTTGATCGCCTCTACCGCTTCGGTGCCGGCGTCAAAGACACGGCGAAAGATCGCGTAGCCGATGATCAGGAAGGCAAGGATCACGAGACCTCGGAGCCGGCCCTTGGGCAGCGCACTCCAAAGCAGGATCGCGCCGACAATCGTGCCTGCCCCAAGCAACAACCCAAGGATTGTTTGCAAGCCGCCTGCGGCCCAGGCCTCGGGCACCGGATCGACCGAGATCAGAACCGTGGCAAGGCCGCCCAGGGCCACGAAACCCATGACGCCCACGTTAAAGAGGCCCGCGTAGCCCCATTGCATGTTCACGCCCAAGGCCATGATGCAGCTGATCAGGCCCATGTTGAAGATTGTCAGGGCGGTGTTCCAGGATTGCAGGAAGCCCGTGCCAAGGAACAGGACCGCGACCAAAGCGAACAGAAGGATGTTTTTGGTATTCACGCCCGAAGTGGCGGCGGATGTGGCGGGTGCGGTTGCGTCGCTCATACCGATTTCCCCTTCATGATGCCCGTAGGCTTGAACAGCAGCACGATCAGCAAGATCCCGAAGGAGACCGCGAATTTATAATCGGTGGAGAGCAGTTGCAGCAGCCCCTCTGGCTGCCAACCCTCTGGCCCGAGGTAGCCCACGACCTTGCGGAAAGCATATGTGACGCCAACTTCCGAGAAAGCGATCAGGAAGCCGCCCAAGATCGCGCCGAGGGGATTGCCCAAACCACCGACGATGGCCGAGGCGAAGATCGGCAGAAGAAGCTGGAAATAGGTGAAAGGTTTGAAGGATTTATCCAACCCATAGAGCACGCCCGCCGTGGTCGCCAGTGCCGCCACGATGATCCAAGTCACCAGCACCACGCGATCGGGGTTGATGCCAGACAGCAGCGCCAAATCCTCGTTATCCGAGAAGGCGCGCATCGATTTACCGGTGCGGGTGCGGTTTAGGAACCAGAACAGCGCCGCAACCGCGACGATCGCCACAACGATGGTAAT
Proteins encoded:
- a CDS encoding branched-chain amino acid ABC transporter permease, whose product is MDYLNALVALTNFVIVPATAYGAQLALGALGVTLIYGILRFSNFAHGDTMAFGTMVTIFGTWGLQAAGVSFGPLPTALLALPLGIAVTAAMMIGTDRVVYRFYREQKAKPVILVIASLGVMFIMNGIVRFLIGVDDQRFSDGERFIIRARDFRDMTGLDEGLAFRTTQGITIVVAIVAVAALFWFLNRTRTGKSMRAFSDNEDLALLSGINPDRVVLVTWIIVAALATTAGVLYGLDKSFKPFTYFQLLLPIFASAIVGGLGNPLGAILGGFLIAFSEVGVTYAFRKVVGYLGPEGWQPEGLLQLLSTDYKFAVSFGILLIVLLFKPTGIMKGKSV